The Diospyros lotus cultivar Yz01 chromosome 15, ASM1463336v1, whole genome shotgun sequence genome has a window encoding:
- the LOC127792669 gene encoding trans-resveratrol di-O-methyltransferase-like, with amino-acid sequence MAYDNGVCGVNNGDLLGAEAYIWNQMFGFMNSFNLKTAVELGIPDIIHNHGKPMKLSDLVAALPINPSKGQCIGRLMRSLALSGFFLEKIARENELLETEYTLTPTCRLLLTDNPFTLSPFLLAMLDPSLINSWQYLTAWLQNDDQTAFNTANGTSFWDYAGHKPTLNFRFNDGMSADSRLVASVMIKECKEVFEGLSSVVDVGGGTGTMATAIVEAFPHLKCTVFDQPHVVANLQGRKNLSFVGGSILDVFPAADAILLKWILHFLGDEDCITLLKKCKQVIPSKENGGKVIIIDMVTGISKGAEESVQTQFFYDMLMMINVAGKERNKKEWAELFCKAGFSDYKIHPILGLRSLIEAYP; translated from the exons ATGGCTTACGACAATGGAGTCTGTGGTGTTAACAATGGCGATCTCCTCGGAGCCGAAGCCTACATTTGGAACCAAATGTTCGGTTTCATGAACTCTTTCAACTTGAAAACCGCAGTTGAACTGGGAATCCCTGACATCATCCACAACCACGGCAAGCCCATGAAACTTTCCGACCTCGTCGCTGCCCTTCCCATCAACCCATCAAAAGGCCAGTGCATCGGCCGCCTCATGCGCAGCCTGGCTCTTTCCGGCTTCTTTCTCGAGAAAATAGCCCGAGAAAATGAACTCCTAGAAACTGAGTACACTCTCACCCCCACTTGCCGGCTTCTCTTAACCGACAATCCCTTCACTCTTTCTCCGTTCTTGCTGGCCATGCTCGACCCGAGTTTAATAAACTCGTGGCAATACCTGACGGCTTGGCTCCAGAATGACGATCAGACGGCGTTTAACACAGCCAATGGGACGTCGTTTTGGGATTACGCCGGCCATAAGCCGACTCTGAACTTCCGGTTTAACGACGGAATGTCGGCTGATTCGAGGTTGGTAGCGAGTGTGATGATTAAGGAGTGTAAGGAAGTGTTTGAGGGGCTAAGTTCGGTGGTGGATGTCGGCGGCGGGACCGGAACAATGGCCACCGCCATTGTCGAGGCCTTCCCGCACTTGAAGTGCACAGTGTTTGATCAGCCACATGTAGTTGCTAATTTGCAGGGGCGTAAGAACTTGAGCTTCGTTGGAGGGAGCATACTTGATGTCTTCCCAGCTGCGGATGCAATTCTACTcaag TGGATCTTGCACTTCTTGGGCGACGAAGACTGCATCACATTGTTGAAGAAATGCAAGCAGGTAATTCCAAGcaaagaaaatggaggaaaggTGATTATCATAGACATGGTGACGGGGATCTCCAAAGGAGCAGAAGAATCAGTCCAGACACAGTTCTTCTATGACATGCTAATGATGATTAATGTTgcaggaaaagagagaaataagaaagaatggGCAGAGCTGTTCTGCAAAGCTGGTTTTAGTGACTACAAGATCCATCCGATTTTAGGATTAAGGTCCCTCATTGAGGCATACCCTTAA